A window of Desulfobacterales bacterium contains these coding sequences:
- a CDS encoding sigma-54 dependent transcriptional regulator, whose protein sequence is MEKILLIDDDEGLIHFLSRFFERKGYGVTACADGPSAIEKIGAESFDLILLDYKMPELNGLDTLSAIKGVEVKTPVILMTAYGTTELAIEAMKRGAYDYLVKPFERKDLSRIVNEALQVNRQMKEVVRLPAASAPAEDTDTTPAGTLQIIGNSRKMQEIYKRIGQVAEKDVPVLITGDSGTGKELVAKAIYHHSRRKDRPFMALNCAAIPESLFESELFGHERGAFTGADRTYIGKIERCHGGTLFLDEIGEMPTALQAKLLRVLQESEIERLGSTQTVKVDVRIIAATNKDLEKAVEAGTFRNDLYWRLNVISLHLPPLIERSEDIPALVDYFLKRFAAEYDRAVCHMGESAMNKILAYSWPGNVRELENCIRRAVLLSSGDVVAEGSLMIPRAGASCPASAARHEQLIDELKNKLEEIVPEILSLSVPDVHASIIEIVEETLINKALAKCDNNQVQAAKMLGISRNTLRHRLKKQSDRQSVDAAPDPR, encoded by the coding sequence ATGGAAAAAATCCTGCTGATTGATGATGATGAAGGGCTTATCCATTTTTTAAGCCGTTTTTTCGAGCGAAAAGGCTATGGGGTAACCGCCTGCGCAGACGGGCCCAGCGCGATTGAAAAAATCGGTGCGGAAAGCTTTGATTTGATCCTGCTCGACTATAAGATGCCGGAGCTAAACGGCCTGGACACCCTCAGCGCCATCAAGGGCGTGGAGGTAAAAACGCCCGTTATCCTTATGACCGCATATGGCACGACTGAGCTGGCGATTGAGGCCATGAAACGGGGTGCCTATGATTATCTTGTCAAGCCGTTTGAACGAAAGGATTTAAGCCGGATTGTCAATGAGGCCCTTCAGGTGAACCGGCAGATGAAGGAAGTCGTCCGGCTGCCGGCCGCATCGGCGCCAGCTGAAGACACCGACACCACCCCGGCCGGCACCCTGCAGATCATCGGCAACAGCCGGAAAATGCAGGAGATTTATAAACGGATCGGCCAGGTCGCGGAAAAAGACGTGCCGGTCTTGATCACCGGGGACAGCGGCACCGGCAAGGAGCTGGTGGCCAAGGCCATTTATCACCACAGCCGCCGAAAAGACAGGCCGTTTATGGCCCTTAATTGCGCCGCCATCCCGGAATCCCTTTTTGAAAGCGAGCTCTTCGGCCATGAGAGGGGCGCTTTTACCGGCGCGGACCGGACCTATATCGGCAAAATCGAAAGATGCCACGGCGGCACCCTGTTTCTGGATGAAATCGGCGAGATGCCGACCGCCCTGCAGGCAAAGCTCCTGCGGGTGCTTCAGGAAAGCGAAATCGAAAGGCTGGGCTCCACCCAAACCGTCAAAGTCGATGTCCGGATTATTGCCGCCACCAACAAGGACCTGGAAAAGGCGGTGGAGGCCGGCACTTTCAGAAACGACCTGTACTGGCGGTTAAATGTGATATCTCTGCATCTGCCGCCGCTTATAGAGCGCAGCGAAGATATTCCGGCGCTGGTGGATTATTTTCTAAAGCGGTTTGCCGCGGAATATGACCGGGCGGTTTGCCATATGGGCGAATCCGCGATGAATAAGATCCTTGCCTATTCCTGGCCCGGCAATGTCCGCGAGCTTGAAAACTGCATCCGCCGCGCTGTGCTGCTAAGCTCCGGCGATGTGGTGGCCGAGGGCAGTCTCATGATACCCCGGGCCGGGGCGTCCTGTCCGGCTTCTGCGGCGCGGCATGAGCAGTTGATTGATGAGCTGAAAAATAAACTGGAAGAAATTGTTCCGGAAATCCTCAGCCTTTCCGTCCCGGACGTGCATGCCAGTATCATCGAAATCGTTGAGGAAACCCTTATTAACAAAGCGCTTGCAAAATGCGACAACAACCAGGTGCAGGCGGCAAAAATGCTAGGCATAAGCCGCAACACGCTGCGGCATCGCTTAAAAAAGCAATCGGACCGGCAGTCAGTGGACGCCGCCCCGGACCCACGGTAA
- a CDS encoding cache domain-containing protein, which yields MKEQQPHHSSLTGGKRAFNLRAKVLLIFLVLALLPLTIIGWFSLQTTESLIVSMVARQLENVAVDKVALLERWLDERKADMKVIAGTSLVRSMDPKAIRPYLELIRNKYGVYKDLSVVSAGGEMVCSTSGQVEAGFAEGKNPYIIRDRLHMSSITHAPDANESMFFIAAPVSGRSGALAGTVYGSVGTSKIIVHILNVSLGDTGECYLVDKDGRFLVHKEPQRILTENISQSESFRNIFEKRDPGKPYLDYRGIEVLGTSMKVAGTDWYIVVEQDREEAFQSAATLKRIVFLTLLLFIGCALMLTWMISYHIIRPIHNLSKYAGIIGEAKFDRARLPINRRDEIGMLYRSFQDMSAKLQKRQNHLEQKVDLKDAELKETDLILKKTKLIAERSEKFAAIGRMGAAVAHEIRTPLTSLKLFMESIEAEIDISPEDAEDFQIAMKQISRIEATINRFLDFTKPQDLVFSEISLAALVEDVLIMVRPMIKRQECSLDIQMEEALPPIHGDRKLLAEALVNLFVNALEAMESGGRLSITGAKDNFTLSDGTAPCVRVDIRDTGHGISEEQIDNLFEPFFTTKAAGTGLGLPLVFNTIENHGGVIRVKSRLQYGTTFSVYLPLTSHQPLCEANGKNPAD from the coding sequence TTGAAGGAACAACAACCCCACCATAGCAGCTTAACGGGCGGTAAGCGGGCTTTCAATCTGAGGGCCAAGGTGCTGTTGATTTTTCTGGTGCTTGCGCTTTTGCCGCTTACGATTATCGGATGGTTTTCGCTTCAGACCACGGAAAGCCTGATTGTCAGCATGGTCGCGCGGCAGCTGGAGAATGTGGCGGTGGATAAAGTGGCCCTCCTTGAGCGCTGGTTAGATGAGCGCAAGGCGGATATGAAGGTTATCGCCGGAACATCCCTGGTCCGGTCAATGGATCCAAAAGCCATCCGGCCGTATCTGGAACTCATTCGGAATAAATACGGGGTTTATAAAGATCTTTCAGTGGTTTCCGCAGGCGGGGAGATGGTCTGCAGCACCAGCGGACAGGTGGAAGCCGGGTTTGCAGAGGGGAAAAATCCGTATATTATTAGGGACCGGCTTCATATGTCGAGCATCACGCATGCGCCGGATGCCAATGAATCCATGTTCTTTATTGCCGCGCCGGTCTCCGGTCGGTCCGGGGCGCTTGCCGGCACTGTTTATGGCAGCGTGGGCACCAGCAAGATTATCGTCCACATTCTGAATGTCTCCCTGGGCGATACCGGCGAATGCTATCTGGTGGATAAGGACGGGCGGTTCCTGGTGCACAAGGAGCCGCAGCGGATTTTAACGGAAAATATCTCGCAGTCAGAGAGCTTTAGAAATATTTTTGAAAAGCGGGATCCGGGTAAGCCGTACCTGGATTACCGGGGCATTGAGGTGCTGGGCACATCCATGAAGGTGGCCGGGACAGACTGGTATATCGTGGTGGAGCAGGACCGGGAGGAAGCTTTTCAGAGCGCGGCAACCCTTAAACGCATTGTGTTTTTAACGCTTTTGCTGTTTATCGGCTGTGCTCTGATGCTGACCTGGATGATTTCCTACCATATCATCCGCCCGATTCATAATCTGAGCAAGTATGCGGGAATTATCGGAGAGGCGAAATTTGACAGGGCGAGGTTGCCGATTAATCGGCGGGATGAAATCGGCATGCTCTACCGGTCATTTCAGGATATGTCCGCAAAGCTGCAGAAACGTCAGAATCATCTGGAGCAGAAGGTGGATTTGAAGGATGCAGAACTCAAGGAAACCGATCTGATCCTGAAAAAAACCAAGCTGATTGCCGAGCGCTCGGAAAAATTTGCGGCCATCGGGCGGATGGGGGCGGCTGTCGCCCATGAGATAAGAACCCCGCTCACCTCCCTTAAGCTGTTCATGGAGTCAATTGAGGCGGAGATTGACATATCGCCGGAGGATGCGGAAGATTTTCAGATTGCCATGAAGCAGATCAGCCGGATTGAGGCCACCATCAACCGGTTTCTTGACTTTACCAAACCCCAGGACCTTGTTTTCTCGGAAATTTCGCTGGCCGCGCTGGTGGAAGATGTGCTGATCATGGTGCGCCCCATGATTAAGCGCCAGGAATGCAGCCTTGATATCCAAATGGAAGAGGCGCTGCCGCCGATCCATGGGGATAGAAAGCTTTTGGCTGAAGCCCTGGTCAACCTTTTTGTCAATGCGCTGGAGGCGATGGAGTCCGGCGGGCGTCTATCCATCACGGGGGCAAAGGATAACTTTACCCTGAGTGACGGCACAGCGCCCTGCGTGAGAGTTGATATCCGGGATACCGGCCACGGCATTTCAGAAGAGCAAATCGATAATCTGTTTGAGCCGTTTTTTACGACCAAGGCCGCCGGTACCGGCCTGGGCCTGCCGCTTGTGTTCAATACGATTGAAAATCATGGCGGCGTCATCCGGGTCAAAAGCCGTCTCCAATACGGCACGACCTTCTCTGTCTATTTGCCTTTAACCAGCCATCAACCGTTATGTGAAGCCAATGGAAAAAATCCTGCTGATTGA
- a CDS encoding DsrE family protein — translation MTENVVITLACGTNNPNRATRAVHLATVAHKEGKNVTLFLLDEAVYIAKEGLALHLRAATGDVADDLIAYLQAHEVPILVCTPCANARRVAEEDLIEGARMAKASELIHLACDAAVISL, via the coding sequence ATGACAGAAAATGTGGTAATTACCCTGGCATGCGGGACGAATAACCCCAATCGGGCCACACGGGCGGTCCACCTGGCCACCGTGGCCCACAAGGAGGGCAAGAATGTTACATTGTTTTTGCTTGATGAGGCCGTATACATTGCCAAAGAGGGGCTTGCCCTGCATTTGCGGGCGGCCACGGGGGATGTGGCAGATGATCTGATTGCCTACCTGCAGGCGCATGAAGTGCCGATTCTGGTTTGCACCCCCTGCGCCAATGCGCGCCGGGTGGCGGAAGAAGACTTGATTGAAGGCGCCAGAATGGCCAAAGCCAGTGAATTGATTCATCTGGCCTGTGATGCCGCGGTGATTAGTCTTTGA
- a CDS encoding PEP/pyruvate-binding domain-containing protein, giving the protein MAYQTHVSTGWRSLDKIIDHLRRGDNVVWQVDEIDDYKRLVTPFVNSASERGDRVVYMRFARHAPLLEEGENISVYHLPLESGFESFSADVHSIITREGRDVCYVFDSLSELLHVWATDLMIGDFFFITCPYLFELNTIAYFAIRRHRHSFKAIARIREITQVLIDVYKYEGQMCIHPVKVKHRYSPTMFFPHIMEEDHLVPVINSVEATRLFSDLSRSNEASARRHLDYWDRLFIEARELVASGAGAEEKTDMVDQLSRLMLSRNKQILSLIRQFMCLEDLLQIKERLIGTGFIGGKSVGMLLSRKILMQDAALDWQAVLEPHDSFYIGSDVFYSYIVQNGWWKLFMAHKTSEGYFAKAAELKNKMLGGIFAEEITEKFQLLLEYFGQSPIIVRSSSLLEDAYGNAFAGKYDSFFCVNQGPPEKRYEEFINAVRQVYASTMSRDALAYRRQRGLEESDEQMALLVQRVSGSYHKHYFFPELAGVGLSRNPFIWQKGMDAKAGMVRLVLGMGTRAVNRVENDYPRIIAMDNPLTKPLAGIMDIRKFSQHRVDLLNLEENQFETLHLKELIENNLIAHMDLVGVRDSAAAEQMRQMGRPGKEYWILTFDPFLEKTPFIRLMGDILAKLESAYQNPVETEFTLNFGKAGELRINLLQCRPFQTIGNFDKAAMPEKIGDEQTVIRIEGNFMGGNLVQPISKLIFVSPQAYAELAPPEKFAVARLVGKLNRFLKTRDKTPTLLMGPGRWGTQSPEMGIPVKFSEINNIAVIAEISHQMGNMIPDLSFGTHFFHDLIETGIFYMAIYPESAGVVFKTDWLQSLPNELEGMLPAARHLRDVVKIADISEYGLMLASDISAQQVICYLSNPPGGTG; this is encoded by the coding sequence ATGGCCTATCAAACCCATGTCAGCACCGGCTGGCGCAGCCTGGACAAAATTATCGACCACCTGCGCAGAGGCGATAACGTTGTCTGGCAGGTGGATGAAATCGACGATTACAAACGCCTGGTCACGCCTTTTGTCAACAGCGCGTCCGAAAGGGGGGACCGGGTCGTCTATATGCGGTTTGCCCGCCACGCACCGCTTCTTGAAGAAGGGGAGAACATATCCGTATACCACCTGCCGCTTGAGAGCGGATTTGAATCGTTTTCCGCAGACGTCCACAGCATCATTACCCGCGAGGGACGCGATGTCTGTTATGTTTTTGACTCCCTGTCCGAACTGCTGCATGTATGGGCAACGGATCTGATGATCGGCGATTTCTTTTTCATTACCTGCCCCTATCTGTTTGAACTAAACACCATTGCCTACTTTGCCATCCGCCGCCACCGGCATTCCTTCAAGGCCATCGCCCGGATCCGGGAAATCACCCAGGTGCTTATCGATGTCTATAAATACGAGGGACAGATGTGCATCCATCCGGTCAAGGTCAAGCACCGCTATTCCCCGACCATGTTTTTCCCCCACATCATGGAAGAAGACCATCTGGTGCCGGTCATCAACAGCGTTGAGGCTACCCGGCTGTTCTCGGATCTTTCAAGAAGTAATGAGGCCTCCGCCCGCCGGCATCTGGATTATTGGGACCGCCTGTTCATAGAGGCCAGGGAACTGGTGGCATCCGGGGCAGGAGCAGAGGAAAAAACCGATATGGTGGATCAGCTGAGCCGCCTCATGCTCTCCCGCAATAAACAGATACTTTCCCTGATCAGGCAGTTTATGTGCCTGGAGGATCTTCTTCAAATTAAGGAGCGCCTTATCGGCACGGGCTTTATCGGCGGCAAATCGGTGGGCATGCTGCTTTCCCGCAAGATCCTGATGCAGGATGCGGCCCTTGACTGGCAGGCAGTCCTTGAACCCCATGATTCTTTCTATATCGGCTCGGATGTTTTCTATTCCTATATTGTCCAAAACGGCTGGTGGAAGCTGTTTATGGCGCATAAAACCAGCGAGGGCTATTTTGCCAAAGCGGCTGAACTGAAAAACAAAATGCTTGGCGGAATTTTTGCCGAAGAGATCACTGAAAAGTTTCAGCTGCTGCTCGAGTATTTCGGCCAGTCCCCGATCATTGTGCGCTCCAGCAGCCTGCTGGAAGATGCCTACGGCAATGCATTTGCCGGTAAATATGACAGCTTTTTCTGCGTCAATCAGGGGCCGCCGGAAAAACGATACGAGGAATTCATAAATGCGGTGCGGCAGGTCTACGCCAGCACCATGAGCCGGGACGCCCTGGCCTACAGGCGTCAAAGGGGCCTTGAGGAAAGCGATGAACAAATGGCGCTTCTGGTTCAGCGGGTGTCCGGGAGCTATCACAAGCACTACTTCTTCCCTGAGCTGGCCGGCGTGGGGCTATCCCGCAACCCGTTTATCTGGCAGAAGGGGATGGACGCAAAGGCGGGCATGGTCCGCCTCGTACTGGGGATGGGAACGCGGGCGGTCAACCGGGTGGAAAACGATTATCCGCGGATTATTGCCATGGACAACCCCCTGACCAAACCCCTGGCCGGCATCATGGATATCCGGAAATTTTCCCAGCACCGGGTGGATTTACTGAACCTTGAGGAAAATCAATTCGAAACCCTCCACCTCAAAGAGCTGATCGAAAACAATCTGATCGCCCACATGGATCTGGTGGGCGTTCGGGATTCGGCGGCCGCCGAGCAGATGCGGCAGATGGGACGGCCCGGCAAAGAGTACTGGATATTAACCTTTGATCCCTTTCTTGAAAAAACCCCCTTCATCCGCCTGATGGGCGACATTCTGGCAAAGCTTGAATCGGCCTATCAAAATCCGGTGGAGACGGAATTTACGCTTAACTTTGGCAAGGCCGGGGAGCTTCGCATCAATCTGCTGCAATGCCGGCCATTTCAGACAATCGGAAATTTTGATAAAGCCGCAATGCCCGAAAAAATCGGCGACGAGCAGACGGTTATCCGGATTGAAGGCAATTTTATGGGGGGCAATCTTGTACAGCCGATTTCTAAACTCATTTTCGTCTCTCCGCAGGCATATGCCGAGCTCGCGCCGCCGGAGAAATTCGCCGTGGCAAGGCTGGTGGGCAAGCTGAACCGGTTTCTGAAAACAAGGGATAAGACCCCGACGCTGCTCATGGGCCCGGGCCGGTGGGGCACCCAAAGCCCGGAAATGGGGATACCGGTAAAATTCTCGGAAATCAACAATATCGCGGTGATTGCCGAAATCAGCCATCAGATGGGCAACATGATACCGGATTTATCCTTTGGCACCCATTTTTTCCATGATTTAATCGAAACCGGTATCTTCTATATGGCGATCTATCCGGAAAGTGCCGGCGTGGTGTTTAAAACGGATTGGCTGCAATCCCTGCCGAACGAACTCGAGGGCATGCTTCCGGCAGCGCGCCACCTGCGTGATGTTGTCAAAATCGCGGATATCAGCGAATACGGGCTTATGCTGGCCTCGGATATCTCGGCCCAGCAGGTGATCTGCTACCTGTCAAACCCACCCGGCGGGACCGGTTGA
- the gdhA gene encoding NADP-specific glutamate dehydrogenase, producing MSVIEEVIEKVKHTDPSQNEFHQAVVEVLETLAPTVEKHPEFVKAGIYERIVEPERAVLFRVPWVDDKGNVQVNRGFRVQFNNAIGPFKGGIRFHPSVNLSIIKFLGFEQVFKNSLTTLPMGGGKGGSDFDPKGKSDGEVMRFCQAFMRELYRHIGPETDVPAGDIGVGAREVGYMFGYYKKIKNEHTGVLTGKGLDYGGSLIRPEATGYGTVYFAAEMLATRGLDFKGKTVAVSGAGNVAQFAIEKVNQMGGRAISACDSGATVIDEQGIDDDKCCYLMELKNIHRGRVNEYAEKYKTVCFEGKNVWDVIREQGIKVDIALPCATQNEIDAENAAALVKNGCICVAEGANMPSSPEAVKIFQDNNLLYGPGKAANAGGVATSGLEMSQNSQKLSWTREEVDSRLLLIMKSIHQSCLDAAEAYGRKGDYVVGANIAGFTKVANTMLAYGVV from the coding sequence ATGTCTGTTATTGAAGAGGTAATTGAGAAAGTCAAGCACACAGATCCCAGCCAGAATGAATTCCACCAGGCGGTTGTCGAGGTGCTGGAAACCCTGGCGCCCACCGTGGAAAAACATCCGGAATTTGTTAAGGCCGGCATATACGAAAGGATCGTTGAGCCGGAACGGGCCGTCCTTTTCCGGGTGCCATGGGTGGATGATAAGGGCAACGTACAGGTCAACCGCGGCTTCCGGGTGCAGTTCAACAACGCCATCGGGCCTTTTAAGGGCGGCATCCGCTTCCACCCCTCGGTCAATTTGAGTATCATTAAGTTTCTGGGGTTTGAGCAGGTGTTTAAGAATTCCCTGACCACGCTGCCCATGGGCGGCGGAAAAGGCGGATCGGATTTTGATCCAAAGGGCAAATCTGACGGGGAAGTGATGCGCTTCTGCCAGGCATTCATGCGGGAACTCTACCGCCATATCGGGCCGGAAACCGACGTGCCGGCAGGCGATATCGGCGTGGGCGCGCGTGAAGTGGGCTATATGTTCGGCTATTACAAAAAAATCAAAAATGAGCATACCGGGGTTTTAACCGGAAAAGGCCTGGATTATGGCGGCAGCCTGATCCGGCCCGAGGCCACCGGCTACGGCACAGTCTATTTTGCGGCCGAGATGCTGGCCACCCGGGGGCTGGATTTTAAGGGCAAAACCGTGGCGGTCAGCGGCGCCGGCAATGTGGCCCAGTTTGCCATTGAAAAGGTCAACCAGATGGGCGGGCGCGCTATTTCCGCCTGTGACTCGGGCGCCACGGTGATTGATGAACAGGGAATTGACGATGACAAGTGCTGTTACCTGATGGAGCTCAAAAATATTCATCGCGGCCGGGTCAATGAATATGCGGAGAAATATAAGACCGTCTGTTTTGAGGGCAAAAACGTCTGGGACGTGATCCGGGAGCAGGGAATAAAAGTCGATATTGCGCTGCCCTGCGCCACCCAGAATGAGATCGATGCCGAGAATGCGGCGGCGCTGGTTAAAAACGGCTGCATCTGTGTGGCCGAAGGCGCCAACATGCCGTCTTCACCGGAGGCAGTGAAAATTTTTCAGGACAACAACCTCCTGTACGGCCCCGGCAAAGCGGCGAATGCCGGCGGCGTGGCCACATCCGGTTTGGAGATGAGCCAGAACAGCCAAAAGCTCTCCTGGACGCGGGAAGAAGTGGACAGCCGGCTCCTGCTTATCATGAAAAGCATCCATCAGTCATGCCTGGATGCGGCCGAGGCCTACGGCCGGAAAGGCGATTATGTGGTGGGGGCCAATATCGCGGGATTTACCAAGGTCGCCAATACCATGCTGGCATACGGCGTTGTCTGA